The Tursiops truncatus isolate mTurTru1 chromosome X, mTurTru1.mat.Y, whole genome shotgun sequence DNA segment GCCATGTGTGCCTCCAGGGGGGGTCGGAAAAGCACTGTGAGCTTGCTGGGGGAGACGTGGTTAAGGCACCATCCGTCGCTGAATTTGCTGGTATCTCGGGCTTGCCCACACCGCAGAGGCCCGTTTTTACCCCAGGATGAGACCGCCCGGAGCCGCCTCCCTAATCCTTTGGtccttccccaccctccaggcTCCTCAGGCATTGACAATCCCCTTTCCTGCCAGGCTGCCCGCCCCTGCTGCCCCTGACTGCGCCCTGTGCTCCCCTCCGTTCCCTCCGCAGGCGGCCGCCATGTACCCTGCCACCGCACCGCTGCCCCAGCCCAGGGAGGCTCCACGGAAAGGATACACCACCAGCCGTCTGCTTCCAGGCCCTACAGCCGCGAGCGCTGCATCTCCACCAGCTCTTAGGGCACGTGGTGCCCGCCCACCCTGGGGACCTGCAGCAGCTGCTCCCGTCGCTGCTCCTCCTCTGCTGGGCCCACGCCGGGCTTCCGGGTGCCGGGGACCACCCTCGCCTTCAGGGCTACCTGATCCACTCTGGCAACCAGGAGTTCCGGAGCTTTGCTGGCCAACTCGGCCCCCTGCACCTACCGCACTGCTGTCCCCCGGGGCCTGCATGGCCGCGGCGTGTCCCTCTAAGAGCTGACGAGAGCCTGAGCGCCTCACGAGGCCCCGCCCCTTCTGCCCAAGGACACCCAGGGCGCCTGCGCAGACACCCCTGAGGTCGCCTCCCGGCACCGGATTGGCTGCCGCCCTGGCCCCACGGGCCGCCCCGGAGACCCCGTCGGGCTGCACAGACTCGGTTCCGCCGTGAAGCCCCGCTCCTTCCGCATGCCCCGGATGCGCCTGCACAGACCGGCTACCCCTGTCCGGGGCCCGGCGGCGTGGAGCCGGCGCCGAGTGCCCACGGAGTCACCACCGAGACAGGAGCGACGCCTTTCCACTCCCAAGGCCTTGACCCGTCTCCCAAACCATCTGCTCCAGGCAATAAgggccacccacccacccccaaagccCTCCGACCCTCCCCCCAGTAAAGCCCAGAGTAAACCACAAACAGCAGGGGAAGTGTAGGACCTCCAAGCAGCAGGGTCTCTGCCGAGTGGGGAGGTCAGGGCTGGTGGGTGTGTTCACTGACCCCATCATGGAGGCGCCACCCGCATGACCTCGTCCAGACCCTGTTACCTCCCAGAGGCCCGCCTCCGAAGTCCATCCTgtggggggttagggcttccatGGGTGaaccaggggagggggagggggaggggaggcgagggggaggggaggcgagggggagggggagggactcGACGCTCAGGCCATAGGTCAGCGCTGCTCAGCTAACCCGGGCTAGGTTCCCGTGAGTATTCTTAGCGGGGGGCCACTGACTTACCTAACCAAACACAGAAACAGCAACTTTCCTGACGGAGAGATGATCCACCTCAGCTGTCCTGAGAGATGCGCCAGCCAAGGCCTCACAGGTCCCCCAGCTGTGGGGCGGGATGGAAATGGGGAAATGAAGATTCTGTGCCAGAACAGGGTTAACACCAGTCAACCCCAAGCGCCCTAAGGACGTGCCTGGAATCAAAGGAGCTGTGGCGGTGACCCCAGCTGTGGTGACGGATGCTGATTCTActttctctccacctcctctcGGGTGCCCCTCGCCCTCCTCGTGCTCCCTGCTGTCCTTGCCAGTGATGTGGACCCTCCTGCCCCTGGGCCGGCCCGGCCCCTTGCGTCCCAGGGCCAGGAGGTGACACGGGCCGGTCTGGCTTCCTCTCGGCTGTTTCCAGGCCACTCCTCCACCTGCTGGGCTGGTTACCATCCTTCCGCGGCCCTGCCCTCGGCCCCAGAGGCTGACCCGAGGTGGACGCTCACTCAGCAGGCGCCCTCGCCCGGGCGGCCAGTGCTGCACTGGTGAAGCTTTAACAAAGGCTCTCCAGACGCAGCAGGGGCCCTGCATCTGCTGAGCTCCACGCTGTACCCACTCCCACCACAGCCGACTGACTGCAGGCCGCCGACACGACATCACTGAGGGCCTGGCCGCAAAGAGACGCTCCCGCTTGGCTGTCGCCAGCAGGTCCAAGGTGGCCCAGCACACCCCCAGGGCCGCACCGTGCATCCCAGCACACACGGACACTCTGCTAGTACTCACACGGAAACCGCATCGCTGTGACTCACAGGAAGGGCACCCAGAAGTGGACTTCCATCTTGCTTTGCCCCCCACATCGCACGTGAGAGCAACTAGCTGGTCACGCCTGGACCTCGCCCAGGACGCTAGTTCCAAAGGGGGCCGGGGAAACGCAGCTCTTATTTCTCCAGCGTGTACGGTAGAAGAGGCCTCACCGGACCGAGGTTGGAGTACGTGGCGAGCGGCCAAGCCACGGAACCCACCAGAGTCCTCCCTCTGGCTACTCGACATCTAGAcctgtgctttcttttttaagtttttttttctgttagtttgtttatttctttagttatttattggctgcgttgggtcttcgttgctgcgcgcgggctcagtagttgtggctcgcgggctctagcacgcaggctcagtagttgtggcgcacgggcttagttgctccgcggcatgtgggacttagttgcagcgtgcagactccttagttgtggcatacgaactcctcagttgcggcatgtggtatccagttccccgaacagggatggGACTGCATTGGGAactcagagtcttacccactggaccaccagggaagtacccccaatcagttagtttttgttgttttttttttaatgtatttatttatttatttggttgtgctgggtcttagttgtggcttgcgggttccttgactgcagcaggtgggctccgtagttgtggcacgtgggctccttagttgtggcaggcaggctccttagttgcagctcacaggcttcttagttgtggcatgcgaactgttagttgtggcatgcacatgggatcttgttccctgaccagggatcgaacccaggccccctgcattgggaggatggagtcttaaccactgcaccaccagggaagtcccccaatcaGTTTTATCAGTAATAAAGCTGGTATTTAGGTTAAAAAACATGTCAAGGGAGATGTGTCAAAGGCTGCAGATGGTAAACTAGACCTATTTGAAAGGAGTGGAAAAGGACAGGCAGGAGGCGGGAGTGGATGGTGTCAGTGAACTCCTTGCAGAGGAAATGATTCGTGTGGTCCAATTTGTAAAGCCACATACTTTTTTCAGGAGAAAGCAGAGGGTACAGAAGTGATTACAATTCAGGCCAGACTAACATATAAACACGAGGAAAGGAGAGCAGGCCATCTTCTCTGAATAATGGGCAGTAGGGAGCTGGACTAGGGAGGCCGAGCTGTGGTCTTGTACGAAAGCCAGGTGGGAATTAAAGCCTCACAGTCACGGAAGACTCAATGAGCTCTGTGTCCCAGGTTCCCCTGTGGGAGTTGCAAAGGGGGAGCCGTGAGCAGACATTCTTATAGTTTTTTAGTTTTAGGTTTAGCAAAGAGGTTTGAATCATcatcactggggaaaaaaaaaaaacatcagtgCAGAATCGGACTCACACGGGTAGGTAGTGAGTAGGCGTGGACACTGGTTGGACATGTGCGGGAAAAGCCCAGAGAATGTACTGAGCAAGGGTCTAGCATGTTGGCTTCTGCTGTCGTCCATAGCACAAGAGGAAACTCATGAATTAACCAGACCCACCTGAGGGTCTGAAATAAGGTTAGAAGGAGGGTCAGTGGGACGTCTAGGGGGCTCTGACTCCCACCTCTGTGAAAAGTACCTGATGGACATCCTCATACATACCCATTAAGGGGACCAGTGGCAAGTTcccaggagcagaattgctgggctTTAGGGATGGGAACACGTCATTGGATTCAGTCGCGCCGTGCTGCTCTCTGCTATGGCTGTACCCATCTCCACTCCTACTATATCCTTGCGGCTTTTgggggtttccttttctgtaactAGCCTATTCATATCCTTCGCTCATTTCCAAAAAAATTGGAATTGCTGTTATCTTCTTGATGACCagcaggatattttaaaaatatattctttttttaaaattaattaattaatttatttttggctgcgttgggtcttcgttgctgcgcacgggctttctctagttgtggcgagcgggggctactcttcgttgtggtgcacgggcttctcattgcggtggtttctcctgttgcggagcacgggctctaggcgcaagggcttcagtagttgtggctcgtgggcttcagtagttgtgacacggaggctcagtagttgtggcgcacgggcttagttgctccgcggcacgtgggatcttcccagaccagggctcaaacccgtgtcccctgcattggctggcggattcttaaccactgcgccaccagggaagccccccaaatttCTTCTTAATACTTGCGTCTTCGTTCCTTTGTGGTATCCTTTTCCTAATATATACTCATACTTCCTGGGCCTGGGTTTAATATTTCTGATCCTTCATCCTCATATATATCTGAGGATGTCAGATAACACCCAGTAACTGATACTGTGGGGCACCTTGGAAAGATTGAATATGGAATTATTTCTGTCCACTGTGGGAGGAGAAGGAGACAAAGCTGTAGATGCTGTGTTACAGGATGTCCAGTATCACATGCAATAGAtgtatgtttcttttcaaatgtattgcAAATTGTTTGCCAAAAAGAATTACATCAATTCACCCTGTCACCAATATAGTATACCCATTGACTACAACCTAGTCAGCACTGGCTGTTAATTTTAGTACATCTAATTTACTAGTTATAAATTGGTATTCACttgctattttaattatcattttataagTAACTTGTGGGATTGAATATTTTGCCATATGTATGTactacttttctttcctctgctaacaaattttctatttgtttacttTCCTAATTTTTGTCTATGTGTAATCTTGCTTTGTGATGGAAATCTTCAAACGTTAAATTTttgtgactaaaaaaaaaaaatactgggtcttccaatccatgaacgtgATACATTTCTCCATTACTATAGGTCTTAAGTTCTCTTATTAATAGGTTTTAGTTTTCACTGTAAATGTTTTACACGTATTTTATTAAATGCATCACTAAGTATTTCATGTTTTGGGATACTATTATAAattatagtgatttttaaatctcacgtttctttctttgtagattgcttaggattttctacatacacaaACATTTCATCTCTGAATaaagataattctattttttccaaTCCGTAtaacttatatttttctttcttgtctagTGCACTGCCTAGGATTTCCAGGACAATACTTAATAAAAGTGGTGAACATCCATGCCTTATTCTCAAATTCAGGGGTGGGGAATTATATTTTCCTCCATTATCATTTTAGCTGTAGGATTTTTGTAGATTGCCTTTATCAGATTAAGAAAGTTTCTTTCTagtcctagttttctgagagtttttatcatagtggttgttgaatgttgtcaaatgctttttctgcatctattgaaatgatcacatggtttttctcctttattttgttaatatgatgaatAACTCTGATTTTTCAATGCAAAACCAATCTttcattcttgggataaatctcATTTGGTTGTAATGTATTGTCCTCTTTATGTATTGCTGGATTAAACTTGCTAATATTTAAGTTTTTTGTGTGTAAGTTAATGAAGGATATTGgtctatggttttcttttcttgcaatgTCTTCATCTGGTTTGGGTATTttgtaatgctggcctcataaaatgatttgAGAAGTGTTTCCCCTCCTCTactttctgaaagagtttgtataGGATTGGTAATATTTCTTCTCTAAGTATTTCATAGTATCCACTAGTAAAGTCAtatgggcctggagttttctgttccatttctttCATAGATTTAGGGATATTCAGGTTTTCCACTTCTTGAGTTAGTTTTGGTGATTTGCGTcattcaaggaatttgtccatctcatctaaattggaaaatttATTCACAAACATTTTTCCTAACATTCCGTGGTTACagtttttatcagttttattggtatttttaaaagctttcagtttcatggatttttctctatcatttatttgctcattttacattttattcatgtCTGCTCTTATCGTCATTATTTCTTTCCTACTGCTTATTTaggttaaatttaaaattaaaatttgctcTTCTATGTCTGATTTTCTGCAATATCGTTCTGTTACTTAAGATAAGTTTCCTCTTGATTGCTACTTTACTTCTTTCGTTTCTGTGAGttttgtttcatacattttgaaGCTTTGTTATTATGACTTCTTCATGAAATAACCCCTTTATCATTAGCAAATGTCCTCCATCCCATCATATTCCTTATCGTAAAGTCTACTCTGCCTgctattaatatagctactcaaACTTTCTTATTACTCGAGTTTGCATGGTATGTCTTCATCCATCTTTTTACTGTTACCAGACCTATATCTTTAtgttttaaagtgggtttcttatgCTTagcatatgttttgttttgcccTTTTATCCACTTTGACAATCTCTGCTTTTTAactgaagcattttttttaactgaagaccATTTACCATTAATGTAATTAGTGATATGGCTCAGTTTAAATCTACCATCCtgtactttattttctgtttgtcccaTGTGTTCTATGTTCCTCGTTCTATCTTTTCATGACTTCTTTTAGATTGAATAagttttagaattccattttatcCTCACTATATCTTTTTTTAGATCTAGGGTTTCTAATAGGCATTTTACCTTATTATTGACTACCTTCAAATGGTTGAAAATCATTCCACATATCATGTAAGAACATTACAACAATATACTTCCAATTACCCACTCATGTCCTTTGTACTattgttgtcatacattttatttctacattggTTATAAACCGCACACTatgctgttaatatttttgcttAAACAGTTTGCTATGATTGAAAGAGatactaaaatgagaaaaatttatgtttacctacatattttccatttctggaaCTCGTCATTCATTCACATAAATCCAAAATTCCATCTGGTGTCATCCTTCCTTGAGGAGAACTGTCTTTCacatttcttgtagtgcaggTTTTCTGCTGACAATAATTCAGCTTTTATATGTCTGAAGAAAGTCTTTAATTTGCTTTCTTCTCTATTGTGGCAAAATTGACATAccataaaataaagcattttaaagtaaacaacTGAGTGGCCTTTAGTACATTCACATGTAAAAGGATTGCCAAGTACTGAGATGAAGAGCAGCTGGAGAAGTTAGCCTTGGATAGAAGGGCAGAGCCCTCTTCCTCCAAGGCAGGAAATAGGCAAGGATGTTTGCTGCTGTAGGTAGGTCTGAAGATGTGACATGGGACAAGATGCTGACGAAACTCTTGTCTGATgaccagagaggaaaggagagggcaTATCACAGAGGGTCTGCTAGCCCACGAGGAGGACTTTGGCTTtgactctgagtgagatgggaggcACTGAAAGGTTCAGCGCAAGAGAAGGAGGGACCTGATCTCATCACTGATCCTGAGTAGGGGTTCTGTTGGGTTGGTGATGGGACAATTTCAGGTAATTACAAGGTGCAGGGCCACTTACTCAGGTAGAAGTTTCTGAGGGACTGCCTTTGATATTCTCATAGGATGTGCATGTACTGTGACTTCAAGGTCTGTGCACCTCCTCTTAGTGTGAGGACTGATGGGGTTTCCATTCTGCTGGCCTCTCCTTTACTGCCGGTCTCCTGAGCCTAACTGCATTCTTCCAATTCTGAGTTTTATTCCCTTAAGCCTGAAACcagccttctttgtctcttccctCACCACCACTCCCTTTTGTAAATTGAAACTCCAAACTTAAACCCTCGTGTGACTCTGAGTTGGACTCCACAGGTGCGAGTTTCCGTGCGTGGTTCCACCCAGCTGGGGAATGGGACACAGGAGTTGAGGCTTTGCTCTTCGCCAGCTTTCTGCTGCTCTACATAGTGGCTGCGGCTGGGAACTTCTGACTCCACATTCCCATGTATTTCTTCCTGGCCAACCTCTCGCTGCTGGATACTGCCTATATCTCCACCATGGTGCCCCAGATTCTAGTACATCTGCTGGCACCAGTGCGGGTCATGCCCCGTCATGCTTGTCTCACCCAGATATTCTTTCTCCACTTCCTGGCTCCCTGGGAGTGCTGCCTGTGCACAGCCACGGCCTATGACCACTACGCAGCCATCTGCCAGCCACTGCGCTACCTAGTCCTCATGGGCCAAAGGACCCGGACAGGACTGGCTTCAATCTCCTGCCTGCTTGCTTTGACCAGTGCCCTCACCCACACCATCCTTGCGGCTCTCCTCAAGTTCTGTGGACCCCGCCTTATCACCCACTTCTCTTGTGACCTCCCTCCACTGCTCAAACTCTCTTGCTCCACCACGTGGGCCAATGAACTTGCCCTGCTCTTCTTCGGTTTTCTGGTGGCTCTTGCACCCTGTGCCCTGGTTGTGAGCTCCTATATACATGTTGTCGCTGCGGTTTTCAGGACTCACTCTGCCGAGGGCCGAAGAAAAGCCTTTTCTACCCGTGGCGCTCACATCACCATGGTCTGTATTTTCTACATCACTTCAGTCCTCCACTGCATCCTTCCCAGCTCTTCACACTCTGGCTTGAGAGACCGGGTTCTTTCcgtgctgtatgtgggcctcgcTCCCATGCTCGACCCCATCGTCTACGGCACATGCGAAGCAAGGCCACACTCCTCCACAGTGCGGCTGGCACATACCTGATGCTTTGGGAGTTAATCCAACTACATAGGAGTCTCAAATTTAGTGTAGATGGTCCATCTGGTGAATCTTATTTTGTGTGCCAGGTTTTCCTCCATTCTAGCAAAGATCAAATATCTCTGTTgcatttttttattctaaaacattgttttttgtattgatagaaataaaacattgtcACTGAATAAGTTGTGCAGTTACGGAAGttcatgaaatgacaaaaaaaatacCCTTCACAATCTCACCACCTACAGAGAACCACTGTGAACATTTTCATGGTTTCCTTCAGGTGTATTTTTGAACAGCaaatgtatgtgcatgtgtatttaAAGCAGGGAAACAAAACTGGAATCACTGTGTATTTACAGTTCTGGACGCTtagagatgttttatttttttcaactacaatatatgcttattataaaatcatttaggtagacatttctccaaagaagacatgcagatggccaacaggcacatgaaaagatgctcaatatcgctaattactagagaaatgcaaatcaaaacgacaatgaggtatcacctcacagcggtcagaatggccatcattaaaaagtctacaaataatagggacttccccaggggcgcagtggttgagaatccgtctgccaatgcaggggacacaggttcaatcactgatccggaaagatcccacgtgccacagagcaaccaaggccgtgaaccacaactactgagccagcatgccacaactgctgaagcctgtgtgccaagagcccatgctctgcaacaagagaagccaccgcaatgagaagcgcgcgcagtgcaacgaagagtagcccccgacagccgcaactagagaaagcccgcgcacagcaatggagacccaatgcagcaaaaaaaaaaaaatgtctacaaataataaatgctggagagggtgtggagaaaaaggaagcctcctacgctgttggtgggcatgtaaattggtgcagccactatggagaacagtatggaggttccttaaaaaactaaacatcgaactaccatatgatccagcaatcccactcctgggcatatgtccaggCAAAACTACGATTCAataagatacacgcacccctatgttcagagcagcgctgttcacagtagccaagacatggaagcaacctaaacgcccattgacagataaacagataaagaagatgtgggaatAGATAcgatgcaatattactcagccataaaaaactgaaacaatgccatttgcagcaacctggatggacctacagattagcatactaagtgaagtaacacagagaaagacaaatatcatatgatatcacttatacgtggagtctttaaaaaaatgatataaatgaacttatttagaaaacagaaatggactcacagccataaaaaacaaacttacggttaccaaagaggatagcagagggagagggggagagataaattaggggtttgggattaacatacatgcactactatatataaaatagataagcaacaaggacctactctatagcacagggaactatattcaatatcttgtaataaagtatagtggaaaagaatgtgaaaaagaatatatatataaaacaatatgtgtgtgtgtgtgtgtgtaatggaatcactttgctatacacctgaaactaacacaacactgtaaacgaactatacttcaattttataaatggttaaaaaaattttaatgaaataaataaaatcatttatgcTTTACATAAAGGTGCATTATTAGAAAGTTAAAATTTctcatagggggcttccctggtgacacagtggttgagagtccgcctgccaatgcaggggacacgggttcgagtcctggtatgggaagatcccacatgccgcggaacaactaagcccgtgtgccacaactgctgagcctgcgctctagagcccacgagccacaagtactgagcccacgcacctagagcccatgctctgcaacaagagaagccaccgcaataagcccgtgcactgcaacgaagagtggtccctgcttgcgcaaagtgcagcaacaaagaccaaaggcagccaaaaataaataaataaataaataaataaaatttttttctcataatgtcTCTGCACTAACCCCTATGAGCAGTTTTATGTGTATTCGTCCAGATTTTTCCCTAGGATATGCTAACCTGCATTTACAAtgtttttttacataaataagaTCACATCAAGTACCAATTTGGCTGTTTATAATTCTTATTCCATGAATGCCATGTTCTTGTCATTTGTACAATTCCctattggattgtttgtcttttatgtactgatttctaagagttttttgggtttttttttcacattttaaagatattttctttagcTTGCTATTTGTGTCACTGATTTTTTCCTAACtcgtttgtcttttcatcttatttatggtgtTTTGTTCATAACAGAGTTTAACATTTTTGTATAATTAGAcattgatattattttatttttttgccttctgCACTTTGTATcctgcctttttttaaatttttttttcttttttttttaagctgctgggtgtaggagtttattaattaattaattttatttttttgctgtgttgggtcttcgtttctgtgcgagggctttctctagttgtggcaagcgggggccactcttcatcccagtgcgcgggcctctcactatcacggcctcccttgctgcggagcacaagctccagacgcacaggctcagtagttgtggctcacgggcctagttgctccgcggcatgtgggatcttcccggaccagggctcgaacctgtgtcccctgcatcggcaggtggactctcaaccgctgcgccaccagggaagccctcctgcatTTTTTACTATCTGGTTTATAAAGAATCATCCCAATTGATTCCCAATTTGATGCTTTCACGGTGTTTTCTGCCATAAATACGTTTCACATTTCTTTGTGTTCGGACATTGATTCATATTTACTCGTGCATGGCTTCTGGGTTTTGTATCATGCATAAATGTCTTCATCaatgttttctcctttcatttttatggtttcatattttctatttaattgtaTGCTTTCATTTATTCCCATTTCAAGTTTAATTCTTTTGGAAATTAATGTTTCCGTGAAAAGTAAAATCTAGACCAGCTTTCTTCTGACTTGTGTAATCCAAGTAATTTCACCATTGCTCTTTATGTACTCTTTCAATTTCGGTTTCACTCTGACTGCTgacttaattttacattttctctccaGTCACATCTCTGGCTTGGTCCCTTAGACACAACTGCTGGCATCCTGGCTGATAAACCCTACCTTCCGTGAGAATATGgaacttgttttttattttggacGTCAATTTTGCCGACACATATCTTGGCCTTTCTCCACCTATCCTTCACCCTACTACATGGTAGAGTAATGTTCCCTCATTCCCTAACCAGGTAATATGCTATAATTACAGAGACCTGCATAAATATGGCATGTGGGAATGCATAGTTCTTGCAAAATTATGAACTCCACCTGAAAACTCTCTCATCACTAAACCTCGGACTCTGTATATTTACACATGTGTGTATGCAAcccttttaaacaaaatattcacaacaccattatttatagtagtaaaaaccagaaaaactCAAATGTTCAAGTATCCCCAACTCAACAGTCCTCTAATCCATTGATGCTTTAATCTCCTCTCTCTCATCCCCTTCTTGTCCTCACGTTATTCCCTGCATTCTTGGGAAGGCAACTTAAGCTGAACCAATCaaatgtctgtctgtctttctctgtctctttcttctccctccccaatCCCAACTTTCTGTACTGAATCCTTCaggtcacttcctcagagaggccaTCCCAGATCACTCAACCCGAATTAGCTAGAAGAACAAATTGCAAGAATAAACAAAGGTGGGGGTTAAACTTTGGTGACGATGACATTTCAACTCGGTCGAGAAATACGGATTATAAACGTTATAAATAAATAacgttccagggcttccctggtggcgcagtggttgagagtccgcccgccgatgcaggggacaagggttcgtgccccggtccgggaagatcccacatgccgcggagcggctgggcccgcgagccatggccgctgagcctgggcgaccggagcctgtgctccgcaacggaggaggccacagcagtgagaggcccgcgtactgcaaaaactaaaaattaataaataaataaataaataaataacgttcCAACACCTGACTAACCTTTGGGGGCAAAACAAAATTAGGTCAATGTCATTTTTTGCACCCAAATAAATTCCTagtggattaaaattttaaagtactagAAGACGTTATGAGTGAcaaattttacagttttacagtAGTGGGTAAGGCTTTCTATTGGACATAAATTACAGAAATCATAATGAAAAGATCGGTgacttaaatacattttaaaagtttttaaaaaccttctatATAGAAAAGAAGTATGACCAAAGTTAAAATGAAGCAATGAGGAAGGAAAGCGTTTTCAAATTACAGCAAAGATTTGATATCTTTAACATATAAAGAGCACTCTCAAATCAGTAAGTGAAATATGActattacaattaaaaaacagaaaaaaaggatatgaaaagacAGTTCTCAGAAGAGGAGTTACCAGTGGCCAGGTGTCATATGAATATTGTTAAACCAgtttagaaatcaaaagaaagtgaaacaatATTGAGATATGATTTTGGTTAC contains these protein-coding regions:
- the LOC101329441 gene encoding olfactory receptor 3A1-like, producing the protein IPMYFFLANLSLLDTAYISTMVPQILVHLLAPVRVMPRHACLTQIFFLHFLAPWECCLCTATAYDHYAAICQPLRYLVLMGQRTRTGLASISCLLALTSALTHTILAALLKFCGPRLITHFSCDLPPLLKLSCSTTWANELALLFFGFLVALAPCALVVSSYIHVVAAVFRTHSAEGRRKAFSTRGAHITMVCIFYITSVLHCILPSSSHSGLRDRVLSVLYVGLAPMLDPIVYGTCEARPHSSTVRLAHT